In Leptospira sp. WS58.C1, a single genomic region encodes these proteins:
- a CDS encoding AraC family transcriptional regulator, with translation MISQITDILHLFCLSNLIFIIGLLGWRYYYDLRIRIAGGFSFGIVCYILLSLDPDLKIPYSIRVFLFTGLISLPFFFWMISLAIFEDHFEIKYWHWLLLISKVGVSAWSVYPVLDLINMRGPIVSETVLAHIIIPTLLSLGFVVAAIIRIYSGRKDDLVEARRRLREVHILMTGSVITFNMFSHLILRGKVLSEILDLANVILAWGLILAFMYLVFELKEGLVDPRPEESEDKEEKAVYADPALKKKLVSAFEETKLYRKEGLTIGQLAEDLEIQEYKLRRLINQAMGFRNFPDFLNRYRIQEACEILLDSGKDEVPIIRIAMDLGYQSLGPFNRAFKELTGVTPTEFRRNRGRDESLKSTADFEIS, from the coding sequence TTGATCTCACAGATCACGGACATATTACATTTATTCTGTCTTTCGAATTTAATCTTTATCATCGGACTTCTCGGATGGAGATACTATTACGATCTTAGGATTCGTATCGCGGGAGGTTTTTCTTTCGGGATCGTATGTTATATCCTTTTATCTTTAGATCCTGATCTTAAGATCCCTTATTCCATCCGCGTATTCCTGTTTACCGGCCTTATCAGTTTGCCATTTTTCTTTTGGATGATCAGCCTTGCAATATTTGAAGATCATTTCGAGATCAAATATTGGCATTGGCTTTTGCTTATCAGTAAGGTTGGGGTCTCCGCTTGGTCGGTCTATCCTGTATTAGATCTGATCAATATGAGAGGGCCTATCGTTTCTGAAACGGTTCTCGCACATATTATCATTCCGACTCTTCTCTCTTTGGGCTTTGTAGTGGCCGCAATCATTCGGATCTATTCGGGGAGAAAAGACGATCTTGTAGAAGCAAGAAGAAGGTTACGTGAAGTCCATATTCTAATGACCGGAAGTGTGATCACTTTTAATATGTTCTCTCATCTGATCTTAAGAGGTAAGGTCTTATCCGAAATTTTGGATCTGGCGAACGTGATCCTTGCTTGGGGACTGATTCTTGCATTCATGTATTTGGTCTTCGAATTGAAAGAAGGTTTGGTGGATCCAAGACCAGAAGAATCCGAGGACAAAGAAGAAAAAGCGGTTTATGCTGATCCGGCGTTGAAGAAAAAATTAGTCTCTGCATTCGAAGAAACTAAACTTTATAGAAAAGAGGGACTGACGATCGGGCAACTTGCGGAGGATCTGGAAATACAGGAATATAAACTGCGAAGGCTGATCAACCAGGCGATGGGTTTTCGAAATTTTCCGGATTTTTTAAATCGTTACAGGATCCAAGAAGCCTGCGAGATCCTTTTGGATTCAGGAAAAGATGAAGTCCCAATTATCCGGATCGCTATGGATTTGGGCTACCAATCCCTGGGCCCCTTTAACCGAGCATTTAAAGAACTAACGGGGGTCACACCCACCGAATTTCGCCGCAACCGTGGTAGGGATGAATCCTTAAAAAGTACCGCCGATTTTGAAATCAGCTAG
- a CDS encoding RelA/SpoT family protein, with protein MGFIKAPATKEMLIEGVRETMGPEALELIEKAYKVSEDSHQGQFRLSGEPYIVHPLQVGFILFELGLDEKVISAGILHDVIEDTKYTKEEMVRDFGTEITQLVEGVTKISQIKSQSKETEAAENIRKIIIATIQDIRVILIKLADKTHNMRTLSFQPPEKQRRIANETLSLYAPIAGRLGIYSIKSELEDLAFQVIFPEEYQDIKKRISAKKSEREEYIEKLQLILKQRLAEIQINANVEGRAKHFFSIYRKMKTKEKTFDEIFDLRAIRIVTDEIKDCYGVLGIVHTLWSPVPGRFKDYIATPKTNMYQSLHTTVIGPDGKPLEVQIRTAEMNAIAEYGIAAHWVYKEGKTHANERHLTVKWLEVLQTWQDSALDPKEFLEELKYDLHEDEVFVFTPKGEIIQLPKGATVLDFAFRIHTDVGLHCKGAKINGRMIPLRTELRSGDQVEVVVDKRSKPSPIWLRIVKTPSARQKLRAYFRKLREETSKDLEHGAENAAELTLNAEVLEELKRKPSEKVSKQTQAQGQVAGGKILVAGLRDIPVRLSGCCSPLPGDQIIGFVTRGRGVSVHKKNCSVALKQREEEQLRQITVDWDYGQTEPVPVRVEVKAKDRQGIYLEMVKSISGTQTNILEAGASTVQKDTLMARFMIEVEHLDQLKEILGNLKRIPDVVFAHRVK; from the coding sequence ATGGGATTCATTAAGGCTCCTGCCACCAAAGAAATGTTAATCGAAGGGGTTCGGGAAACCATGGGCCCCGAAGCCTTGGAACTGATCGAAAAGGCTTATAAAGTTTCGGAAGATTCCCACCAAGGACAGTTCCGTCTTTCGGGCGAACCTTATATAGTTCATCCCCTCCAAGTAGGTTTTATTTTATTCGAATTAGGTTTGGATGAGAAAGTAATCTCCGCCGGAATTCTTCATGATGTGATCGAAGATACTAAATACACAAAAGAAGAAATGGTGCGGGATTTCGGGACGGAGATCACACAACTTGTGGAAGGTGTGACTAAAATTTCCCAGATCAAAAGCCAGTCCAAAGAAACGGAAGCTGCGGAGAATATACGAAAGATCATCATTGCGACCATCCAGGATATTCGGGTCATTCTGATCAAACTAGCTGATAAGACCCATAATATGAGGACTCTTTCTTTTCAACCTCCCGAAAAACAGAGAAGGATCGCAAACGAAACTCTTTCCTTGTATGCACCGATTGCCGGAAGACTCGGTATCTACTCCATCAAATCCGAACTAGAAGATCTCGCTTTCCAAGTCATCTTTCCGGAAGAATACCAGGACATTAAAAAAAGGATCAGCGCCAAAAAGTCGGAAAGAGAAGAGTATATCGAAAAACTACAGCTCATCCTAAAACAGAGACTCGCAGAAATTCAGATCAACGCGAACGTGGAAGGAAGGGCAAAACATTTTTTCTCCATCTATCGTAAGATGAAAACGAAGGAAAAAACTTTCGACGAAATTTTCGATCTAAGGGCGATCCGAATCGTTACGGACGAGATCAAGGATTGTTACGGAGTATTAGGGATTGTGCATACACTTTGGTCCCCCGTTCCGGGAAGATTTAAGGATTATATCGCGACTCCTAAGACCAATATGTACCAATCGCTTCATACCACTGTGATCGGTCCTGATGGAAAACCTTTGGAAGTCCAGATACGAACCGCGGAGATGAATGCGATCGCTGAATATGGGATCGCTGCTCACTGGGTATACAAAGAAGGTAAAACTCATGCCAACGAAAGACATCTAACCGTGAAGTGGTTGGAAGTTCTACAGACTTGGCAGGATTCCGCTTTAGATCCTAAAGAATTTTTAGAAGAATTAAAATACGATCTTCACGAGGACGAGGTTTTCGTTTTCACTCCTAAGGGAGAAATCATACAACTTCCGAAAGGTGCTACGGTTTTAGACTTTGCATTCAGGATCCATACGGATGTGGGTCTGCATTGTAAGGGAGCCAAGATCAACGGTAGAATGATCCCCCTTCGTACCGAATTGCGCAGTGGAGACCAAGTTGAAGTAGTTGTGGATAAAAGGTCCAAACCTTCTCCTATCTGGCTTCGTATTGTTAAAACTCCTTCTGCCAGACAAAAGTTACGCGCTTATTTCAGAAAACTCAGAGAAGAGACAAGCAAAGATCTGGAACACGGTGCCGAAAATGCAGCGGAACTTACTCTGAATGCGGAAGTACTCGAAGAACTTAAACGTAAACCTTCCGAAAAAGTCTCCAAACAGACTCAAGCGCAGGGACAAGTCGCCGGTGGAAAAATTTTAGTCGCTGGACTAAGGGATATTCCAGTGAGGCTTTCCGGTTGTTGTTCTCCTCTTCCCGGAGACCAGATCATCGGCTTCGTGACTCGAGGAAGAGGTGTATCTGTTCATAAAAAGAATTGTAGTGTTGCATTAAAACAAAGAGAAGAAGAACAGCTCAGACAGATTACAGTGGATTGGGACTATGGACAAACCGAACCGGTGCCGGTTCGAGTGGAAGTGAAGGCAAAGGATCGCCAGGGAATTTACTTGGAAATGGTAAAAAGTATCTCCGGGACCCAGACAAATATCCTCGAGGCTGGAGCTTCTACAGTGCAAAAGGATACTTTGATGGCTCGCTTTATGATAGAAGTGGAACATTTGGACCAATTGAAGGAGATCCTAGGCAACTTAAAACGAATCCCGGATGTGGTTTTTGCTCATAGGGTCAAGTAA
- a CDS encoding PAS domain S-box protein produces MTHPWLLPTIITATPSAFFLIFIYLYLYKKEGQKALLAWSICWIFHLLGYLGNIMQVGGADAYKYFPSFSIDFLRAFFQFLGCFYFLNKPFTKPFQVLFSLAGLWALYLDLEKITNEYLAWPIYILIGGSQIYTGIIFLKTKNLIPSLGKIIAGWIFILWGIHVFNYPFLKFHPEFGYIGFFIAGLFRFSSAIVILLVFFEETKAALSKTEGNYKKIVDTTLEGIWLIDKYAKTKFVNSKMAEFLGMSEKELIGKNLYDFITPDATEAVNKRLEERKQGKAEVHDFYFKRPDGEPVWLLMSTNPIFDAQGNYEGALAMCTDITFYKKTETALKESERQLSTLIRNLPGIAYRCAYDPDWTMEFISEGCFELTGYSPSDFVSNRTISFGEIIHPEDTERVFQEVTEAVSKNLPYRLLYRIHRRSGEIRWAFEQGSGVRGENGELIALEGFITDFTQVKLAEEIMANALQEKDLLLKEVHHRVKNYLQVLSSLLSIQLEQVEASNPTQVLTESQNRILSMAYVHESLYGKHRISDEFFPEFVSRLVDSLLKSFGHKKEEIQIFLNCESLPIKQNSAIPIGLILNELVTNVLKHAFSFKADSEEKIIKISFYKEGDWIHLDVSDNGKGKSSDSKQEDSMGLELVELLTKQLKGSVIDLSSKQGTITRIRFPASN; encoded by the coding sequence GTGACTCATCCTTGGTTATTACCCACCATCATCACAGCGACACCTTCCGCCTTCTTTCTAATTTTTATTTATCTATATTTATACAAGAAAGAAGGACAGAAAGCTCTGCTTGCCTGGTCCATCTGCTGGATATTCCATCTATTAGGTTATCTAGGAAATATTATGCAAGTAGGAGGAGCGGACGCTTACAAATACTTTCCATCCTTCTCCATTGATTTTTTAAGAGCATTCTTTCAGTTTTTAGGATGTTTTTATTTTTTAAATAAACCTTTCACCAAACCATTTCAGGTTTTGTTTTCGTTAGCGGGTCTTTGGGCATTGTATCTGGATCTAGAAAAGATCACGAATGAATACTTGGCTTGGCCCATCTATATATTGATCGGTGGATCTCAAATTTATACCGGTATCATTTTTCTAAAGACCAAAAATCTGATCCCTAGCCTAGGCAAGATTATCGCAGGCTGGATCTTCATTCTTTGGGGGATCCATGTATTCAATTATCCTTTCCTGAAATTCCATCCTGAATTCGGTTATATCGGTTTTTTTATCGCCGGTCTGTTTAGATTCTCTTCTGCGATTGTGATCTTACTCGTATTCTTCGAAGAAACAAAGGCCGCTCTTTCTAAAACAGAAGGGAACTATAAGAAAATTGTGGACACCACATTAGAAGGGATCTGGCTCATTGACAAGTATGCAAAAACTAAATTCGTAAATTCTAAAATGGCAGAATTTTTGGGGATGAGTGAGAAAGAACTCATAGGTAAGAATCTTTACGATTTTATAACTCCTGATGCAACGGAAGCGGTAAATAAAAGGTTAGAAGAAAGAAAACAAGGGAAAGCGGAAGTTCACGATTTCTATTTCAAACGTCCTGATGGAGAACCTGTCTGGCTCTTGATGTCCACAAATCCGATCTTCGACGCCCAAGGAAATTATGAAGGCGCTCTCGCAATGTGCACCGACATTACGTTTTACAAAAAAACGGAAACCGCATTAAAAGAAAGTGAAAGACAACTCTCTACTCTGATCCGAAATCTTCCAGGAATAGCGTATCGTTGCGCATATGATCCGGATTGGACCATGGAGTTCATAAGCGAGGGGTGTTTTGAACTCACTGGTTATTCGCCTTCCGACTTCGTGTCCAACCGTACGATCTCTTTTGGAGAGATCATCCACCCGGAAGATACCGAAAGGGTGTTTCAAGAAGTTACGGAAGCTGTTAGTAAAAATCTGCCGTATCGACTCTTATACAGGATCCACCGTAGAAGTGGAGAAATACGTTGGGCATTCGAGCAAGGCTCCGGTGTCAGAGGCGAAAACGGTGAATTGATCGCCTTGGAAGGTTTTATCACCGACTTCACCCAAGTCAAACTTGCGGAAGAAATTATGGCAAACGCTCTACAGGAAAAAGACCTATTATTGAAAGAAGTCCATCACAGGGTTAAAAATTATCTACAGGTATTATCCAGCTTACTTTCCATCCAATTGGAGCAAGTAGAAGCAAGTAATCCGACCCAGGTGCTGACCGAATCCCAAAATAGAATATTATCCATGGCTTATGTGCATGAATCCTTGTACGGAAAACATAGGATTAGTGACGAATTTTTTCCCGAGTTCGTAAGTAGGCTTGTGGACAGCTTACTCAAATCATTCGGCCATAAAAAAGAAGAGATCCAAATTTTTCTAAATTGCGAATCATTGCCGATCAAACAAAATTCCGCGATCCCTATCGGTCTGATCCTGAATGAGTTAGTGACGAATGTTCTAAAACACGCGTTCTCTTTTAAAGCAGATTCCGAAGAAAAGATCATCAAGATCTCTTTTTACAAGGAGGGGGACTGGATCCATTTAGACGTTTCAGATAATGGAAAAGGAAAGTCCTCCGATTCTAAACAGGAGGATTCCATGGGTTTGGAACTTGTGGAACTTCTGACTAAACAGTTAAAGGGATCCGTAATCGACCTTTCCTCAAAGCAAGGAACTATTACAAGGATACGGTTCCCGGCCTCTAATTAA
- a CDS encoding sterol desaturase family protein, translated as MNEIVDQIGYTAYYFLTLGMLWFRYILMAGIAYVFIWMIFKDKLKHKIIQNKLPEKDKISHELKYSAISLAIFAASGILVVLMKKAGWTFIYDKVEDYGVPYLLFSIVALIFLHDTYFYWTHRLMHHPLLFKRMHLVHHKSTNPSPWAAFSFHPYEAVVEAGIVPLVILFLPVHTTALIVFFFYSNFLNVLGHLSFELFPKGFIENRILRLHNSTTHHNMHHKYFNCNYSLYFNIWDRIMGTNHEKYFDTFREVTNREPEVIEDVGTPTSAITTGV; from the coding sequence ATGAACGAGATCGTGGATCAAATTGGCTATACAGCCTATTATTTTCTGACCTTAGGAATGTTATGGTTCCGCTATATTTTGATGGCCGGGATCGCTTATGTTTTTATTTGGATGATCTTTAAAGATAAGCTTAAACATAAGATCATTCAAAATAAACTTCCGGAAAAAGATAAAATTTCCCACGAACTCAAATATTCGGCCATCTCGCTTGCGATCTTTGCCGCCTCCGGGATTTTAGTTGTCTTAATGAAGAAGGCCGGCTGGACTTTTATTTATGATAAGGTAGAAGATTACGGAGTTCCTTATCTTCTCTTCAGCATTGTCGCTCTGATATTCCTGCATGATACTTACTTTTACTGGACTCATCGTTTGATGCATCATCCTCTTCTTTTTAAAAGAATGCATCTGGTCCATCATAAGTCCACAAACCCTTCTCCTTGGGCCGCGTTTTCTTTCCATCCTTACGAAGCCGTAGTGGAAGCGGGGATCGTTCCATTGGTAATACTTTTTTTACCGGTGCATACGACCGCCCTTATCGTGTTTTTCTTTTATAGTAATTTCCTGAATGTTTTAGGGCATCTTTCTTTCGAACTTTTTCCTAAAGGTTTTATAGAAAATAGAATATTAAGACTTCATAATTCTACTACTCATCATAATATGCACCATAAATATTTTAACTGTAATTACAGTTTGTATTTTAATATTTGGGATCGGATCATGGGTACTAATCACGAGAAGTATTTTGATACCTTTAGAGAAGTAACGAATCGAGAGCCTGAGGTTATAGAAGACGTCGGAACTCCAACATCGGCGATAACGACAGGAGTTTAA
- a CDS encoding extracellular solute-binding protein — protein sequence MNVTLRNSKLLKICYFILLLSIITFASNGCKEKEEVQISVATEDLPWDGDPNSIPEALRKPNPSTSPNAKRGGTFRIYSHQYPKSLNWYLENFSTTAEIFTQMFEPLLDRHPITLEPLPKLASSWKISSDKKTFTFILDKNARWSDGKPITAKDVLFTYETIMNKKNNTALHRIDLSRFEVPKLVNEFEVEFTQKEVHWKNFEFIAYDFFILPEHYYAEKDFNKENFEFPVTSGPYELQSAKKGIYVKMKRRNDYWMRAYPFYKGTDNFDTLIFKVFNDDAVAFQAFKKGDIDLYPVYKAATWVQDTTGEPFDKNYIVKQKIYNDKKSGFQGWAFNMRRKPFDDVRIRKAIAHLVNRKLMVDKLAFGEYQLTDSYYGSVWEEGQLPNPPIDYDPEAAKKLFAEAGWKPNAKGFLEKDGQQFVIHILERDRSVEKYFTLFMERVKELGIQVTIESTDLANWSERMDKYDFDVTWAAWGAGSSFPDPEHHWDSKYANENGQNNYNGFKNPEVDKLIEQQKTEFDIKKRTEILKKIDRILTKEVPYVLLWGIKSTRVLYWNRFGTPENPLSRYSGEGAAKSLWWIDAEKDKALENAKKNKTALPTYKRDLYYHSK from the coding sequence TTGAACGTTACTCTAAGAAATTCCAAATTACTGAAAATTTGCTATTTTATACTTTTATTATCCATAATTACGTTCGCATCGAACGGCTGTAAAGAAAAGGAAGAAGTCCAAATTTCCGTAGCAACCGAAGATCTTCCTTGGGACGGAGATCCGAATAGTATTCCGGAAGCTTTAAGGAAACCGAATCCTTCCACTTCTCCGAACGCAAAAAGGGGAGGAACGTTTAGGATCTACAGTCACCAGTATCCAAAATCTTTGAACTGGTATTTGGAAAATTTTTCCACCACGGCTGAAATTTTCACTCAAATGTTCGAACCACTTTTGGATAGACATCCTATTACTCTGGAGCCTCTTCCGAAACTTGCTTCTTCCTGGAAGATCTCTTCGGATAAAAAAACTTTTACGTTCATTCTGGACAAAAACGCCAGATGGAGTGATGGCAAACCTATCACCGCGAAGGACGTATTATTCACATATGAAACCATCATGAATAAGAAGAATAATACTGCGCTTCATCGGATCGATCTTTCCCGTTTCGAAGTTCCAAAATTAGTAAATGAATTCGAAGTTGAATTCACTCAAAAAGAGGTCCATTGGAAGAACTTCGAATTTATCGCATACGATTTCTTTATTCTGCCAGAACATTATTATGCCGAAAAAGATTTTAATAAGGAGAATTTCGAGTTTCCTGTTACGTCCGGACCGTATGAATTGCAGTCAGCTAAAAAAGGGATCTACGTAAAAATGAAACGTAGGAACGATTATTGGATGAGGGCTTATCCTTTTTACAAAGGGACGGATAATTTCGATACACTTATCTTCAAAGTATTCAACGACGATGCGGTCGCATTCCAAGCATTCAAAAAAGGTGATATAGATCTTTATCCTGTTTATAAGGCGGCGACTTGGGTACAGGACACGACCGGAGAACCTTTTGATAAGAATTATATCGTAAAACAAAAGATCTATAACGATAAAAAGTCAGGCTTTCAGGGTTGGGCATTCAATATGAGAAGAAAACCTTTTGACGATGTTCGTATCCGAAAGGCGATTGCTCATTTGGTTAACCGAAAACTCATGGTGGACAAACTCGCGTTCGGAGAATACCAACTCACCGATTCTTATTACGGATCCGTATGGGAAGAAGGACAATTACCGAATCCTCCGATCGATTACGATCCGGAAGCTGCTAAAAAACTTTTTGCGGAAGCCGGATGGAAACCAAATGCAAAAGGGTTCCTGGAAAAAGACGGACAACAATTCGTGATCCATATCCTGGAAAGAGATAGAAGTGTGGAAAAATATTTTACTCTGTTCATGGAAAGAGTAAAAGAGTTGGGGATCCAAGTCACTATCGAAAGCACGGATCTTGCCAACTGGTCGGAGAGGATGGATAAATATGATTTTGATGTTACTTGGGCTGCTTGGGGAGCGGGAAGTTCCTTTCCGGATCCGGAACATCATTGGGATTCCAAATACGCGAATGAGAATGGGCAGAACAATTATAACGGTTTCAAAAATCCGGAAGTAGATAAACTCATCGAGCAGCAAAAAACGGAATTCGATATTAAAAAAAGAACGGAAATCCTGAAGAAGATAGATAGGATCTTAACGAAAGAGGTTCCATACGTTCTTCTTTGGGGAATTAAATCCACAAGAGTCCTGTATTGGAATCGATTCGGTACACCGGAAAATCCTCTCTCCAGATATTCCGGAGAAGGCGCGGCAAAGTCCTTATGGTGGATCGATGCGGAAAAAGACAAGGCATTGGAAAACGCTAAGAAGAATAAAACGGCTCTTCCTACTTACAAAAGAGACTTGTACTACCATTCCAAATAA
- the purB gene encoding adenylosuccinate lyase, producing MIDRYSNPEISKIWELENKFDIWKEIEILATEARMKKGEVPKEDFEEIRSKARFNVDEILEIESKVHHDVIAFLTNMNSYIGPAGRHVHYGLTSSDIGDTALCVQMVQAMDLILKKTDQLIEAIKEKAIQYRDLPCIGRSHGIHAEPMTLGLKFALFYEEMKRNRVRMALAKEEVAVGKLSGAVGTYSNIEPDIEEYVCEKLGLKPDPIATQVVSRDRHAAYMSALGVTAASLDRFATEVRLLQKTEGREVEEPFSPGQKGSSAMPHKRNPVICERISGISRVIRSNVSTALQNVALWHERDISHSSAERIVVPDSTIALEYILDKMLFVVKNLHVYPDAIERTLGTTRGLIFSQKVLLHLIEKGGITREEAYTIVQGHAMAVWADVSQNLKTRLAEDPKVQKVLKPGDLDSIFQISPYLDKVGLIYKRLGLE from the coding sequence ATGATTGATCGGTATTCGAATCCGGAGATTTCTAAAATTTGGGAATTGGAGAACAAATTCGATATTTGGAAAGAGATCGAAATATTAGCCACCGAAGCCCGGATGAAAAAAGGAGAGGTCCCTAAGGAGGACTTCGAAGAGATCCGTTCCAAGGCAAGATTCAACGTGGACGAAATTTTAGAGATCGAATCCAAGGTCCACCATGACGTTATCGCATTCTTAACGAATATGAATTCTTATATCGGACCTGCCGGTCGCCATGTACATTACGGTCTTACTTCTTCCGATATCGGGGACACCGCACTTTGCGTGCAGATGGTCCAAGCGATGGATCTGATCCTAAAAAAAACGGACCAACTCATCGAGGCGATCAAGGAGAAGGCGATCCAATACAGAGATCTTCCTTGTATCGGCAGATCTCATGGGATCCATGCCGAACCTATGACTCTCGGTTTAAAATTCGCATTGTTCTACGAAGAAATGAAAAGAAACCGAGTGCGAATGGCTCTGGCAAAAGAAGAAGTAGCGGTCGGTAAATTATCCGGTGCGGTAGGAACTTATTCCAATATAGAACCGGATATCGAAGAATACGTTTGTGAGAAGTTGGGGCTCAAGCCTGATCCGATCGCGACCCAAGTGGTTTCCAGAGATAGGCATGCAGCTTATATGTCCGCGTTAGGCGTTACTGCTGCAAGTTTGGATCGTTTTGCAACCGAAGTCCGTCTTCTACAAAAGACCGAAGGTAGGGAAGTAGAGGAGCCTTTTTCTCCGGGACAAAAGGGATCTTCTGCGATGCCTCATAAAAGAAATCCTGTGATTTGTGAAAGGATCTCCGGTATTTCTAGAGTGATCCGTTCTAACGTTTCTACCGCTTTGCAGAACGTAGCCTTATGGCATGAACGGGATATTTCTCATTCTTCTGCGGAAAGGATAGTGGTTCCGGATTCTACGATCGCTCTTGAATATATTTTGGATAAAATGTTATTCGTAGTAAAAAATCTACATGTGTATCCGGATGCGATCGAAAGAACATTGGGGACTACAAGAGGTCTGATCTTCTCACAAAAAGTTCTTCTCCACTTGATTGAGAAGGGTGGGATCACAAGAGAAGAGGCATATACGATCGTGCAAGGCCATGCGATGGCAGTTTGGGCGGATGTTTCTCAAAATCTGAAGACTCGATTAGCTGAAGATCCTAAAGTGCAGAAGGTATTAAAACCTGGAGATTTGGATTCTATCTTCCAAATTTCACCGTATCTGGATAAGGTGGGATTGATCTATAAAAGACTCGGTCTGGAGTAA
- a CDS encoding glycosyltransferase family 2 protein, which translates to MPAKPPLLSLVIPVYNEEKTIPELVKRLRVLLGILKEKHRFGKEDAEILFVNDGSRDDTFDVLKKFCESEPGFFLLNLSRNYGHQLAITAGIDTARGETVAVMDGDLQDPPEFVAELYAKMSEGYDVVYARRKKREGESFFKLVTAHVFYRILKKITRFDIPIDTGDFRIMSRRVTDVLVSMREQHRYIRGLIAWIGFKQTGLEYDRDERFDGETKFSVSKMLKFALDGITSFSSAPLKLSSYLGFASAFFGALYTVYILYLKLFTDNTIQGWTSVMIVVLVLGGIQLIALGMIGEYLSRVNDQSKNRPLYVIEKIYSVRQKSKK; encoded by the coding sequence ATGCCCGCTAAGCCTCCTCTTTTATCCCTAGTCATTCCCGTTTATAATGAGGAAAAAACCATCCCCGAACTTGTAAAAAGACTTCGGGTCCTACTCGGTATTTTAAAAGAAAAGCATCGCTTCGGAAAAGAAGATGCGGAAATTCTTTTTGTAAACGACGGTTCGAGAGACGATACCTTCGACGTATTAAAAAAATTCTGCGAATCGGAACCGGGTTTTTTTCTTTTGAACTTATCCAGAAATTACGGACACCAATTAGCCATCACTGCCGGGATCGATACAGCAAGAGGTGAAACCGTTGCAGTCATGGACGGAGACCTTCAAGATCCTCCTGAGTTTGTCGCAGAACTTTATGCAAAAATGTCGGAAGGTTACGACGTCGTTTATGCAAGAAGAAAGAAAAGAGAAGGTGAGTCCTTTTTTAAACTCGTTACCGCTCACGTATTTTATAGGATCCTAAAAAAGATCACTCGTTTCGATATCCCGATCGACACGGGAGACTTTAGGATCATGAGCAGAAGGGTGACAGATGTTTTAGTCTCCATGAGAGAACAACATCGTTATATCCGAGGATTGATCGCATGGATCGGCTTCAAACAAACAGGATTGGAATACGATAGAGACGAACGTTTTGATGGAGAAACCAAATTTTCCGTCAGCAAGATGTTAAAGTTTGCTTTAGACGGGATCACTTCCTTCTCCTCCGCCCCGCTTAAACTTTCTTCTTATTTAGGATTTGCTTCCGCATTTTTTGGCGCATTATATACCGTCTATATTCTCTACTTAAAACTGTTTACGGACAATACCATCCAAGGATGGACCTCTGTTATGATCGTTGTTCTGGTATTAGGCGGGATCCAACTCATTGCATTAGGAATGATAGGTGAATATCTAAGCAGGGTAAACGATCAATCCAAGAATCGTCCTCTCTATGTGATCGAGAAGATCTACTCGGTAAGACAAAAAAGTAAAAAATGA
- a CDS encoding STAS domain-containing protein, which translates to MKIKVTTKNDVHIIKIEGPIKAGNEFELGQKIEEYISKGDVPKFIIDLKKVPFINSAGLGMFLNIYKHIDGLKGRMVFTNLNNDIENLMEITKLASIFEIYKTLEEAIESFEY; encoded by the coding sequence ATGAAAATCAAAGTCACCACTAAAAACGACGTTCACATCATCAAGATCGAAGGCCCGATCAAAGCGGGTAATGAATTCGAACTTGGTCAAAAAATCGAGGAGTATATCTCGAAAGGTGACGTTCCAAAGTTTATCATCGACCTTAAAAAAGTTCCTTTCATCAACTCAGCCGGTTTGGGGATGTTTTTGAACATCTACAAGCATATAGACGGTTTGAAGGGTCGCATGGTATTTACCAATTTGAATAACGATATCGAAAATCTAATGGAGATTACAAAGTTAGCCAGCATTTTCGAGATCTACAAAACGCTGGAAGAGGCTATCGAATCCTTCGAGTATTAG